The genomic segment ACCTTGCCGAACACGGCGTAACCAAAGTCGCGCACGCCGTGATCCAAGAACTCATTGTCCGCCGTGTTGATAAAAAACTGAGACGTGGCTGAATCCACCTCGCCTGTCCGGGCCATGGCGATGGAATACTTCACGTTCTTGAGACCATTGGCGGCCTCGTTC from the Deltaproteobacteria bacterium genome contains:
- a CDS encoding peptidylprolyl isomerase A, encoding NEAANGLKNVKYSIAMARTGEVDSATSQFFINTADNEFLDHGVRDFGYAVFGKVVEGQTVVDAIATSYTTTKGMHQDVPLETVVITKAEVLP